The nucleotide window TATCTATTGGATTCACATCTTCTTCGTCCTCTTCATCGATCAACTCATCTTGGACTggtgcttgtgttgttgttgttgtggttacaCGACGTGTAGGCTTGCGTGTTGTCGGTCTACGTGTGGTCGTTGTGGGTCGTCTCGTAGCCGGACGTCTTGTGGTTGTTGCTGGTCTACGTGTCGGTTGTTTGGTGGTCACACGTGTTGCTGGTCGTTTGGTGGTCGGTCTTTGTGTGGCTAAACGTGTTGGTTTTCTGGTCGGTTTGCGTGTTGTAGCCGCGCCTCCAGCGCCAGCGCCGGCGGCTTGATATGTGGACGGTGGTGCAGCTGGTGCGGTGTTATTGGCTTCATCAATCATATCTGCCAAGGCATCGAAGTTACCCTGCAGTGATTCGACGATCTTGTGCACTAAAGTATTCATTTTGTCCTTGAGAACACCATCCTCGACGAAGGCGGGTGTCGACAGTTCCAAATCGGTGGTCACCGCGCTCGATGTGGCCGACATGTTGAGGTTAGGGTTGCGTACAGGTGGGAAGTTCACGAAGTCATTAGGTGATGTGTAAGTTTCCTCTTCGACGGGCGCGCCAAGTTTCTCACCAGGTATGGCGAATGGTGGGTAAGTCGGTGTTGGTCCAAAGTAGCCTGGGAATGCGGGACGATCATCGGATGGCACACCATATTCGGTATCAGCGACTGATTGCGTGAAAGCCGGATGCACGCCATTCTGTGCAACGTTTTGTCCTACATTCTGCACACCATAGTAACCTGGATCATCGAAGTCATTACTTGTGACTCCAGCTAGGTTGACATATTCGGGCGTATTTAGAGGCAAGTCAGGACGTCTTGTCACTACCGGACTGTAGATATATGAGGTGCTGCTGAGGGCGGGCAATGGCGTTGTTGGTGGGAATGCATTATCACCGAAGATGGTGCCGGCGCTGCTCGGTCTTTGCGGCCAGTCGCTGTTTGTGACGAGTGTGAATAGCGTTGGTTTGGGTGTGATAACTCCATTCGTGGTGGATATTGGTTTCGATGTTACCTTGACGAAGCCTGGTTTCTTATGTACGTAGGTATATTGTGGGCGGTCCGCATACTGTGGCTTAACATCACCACCAAAGACTTGAGACTGTACAGCACCGAAAGCATCGAGCTTGTCATCGGCAGCCACAAGTGGCGGTACCTCGGAGTCGTGGTAAATAAATGTTGTGCTTGGACGAGATGTAGTAGGTGCAGCGCTTTCCACACTTGGTTTGCGTACAATGATGGGCCGATTTGTGGAGCCGCTTACTTGCTCTTGATTGAAGTTGTTCGAAGGTAGTGGCGCTGGGTAATACGCGTCCGATTCGAAAgtgggttgtggtactttaacATTTTGATCGTATGAAGCATCTGGTTTATCATAGTCTTGACCATAATCCTGTGATGTTAATTTAGTATCCTGAGGATATGTGTCATAGTTGTCTGTGGGCAATTGTGTATCTACAGGCACATTTTGTTCTTCTACATGGTCTTCATAGATGGCTGCCGTGTGGCTAATTGGTTTCCTTGTCGCCGTTGTAGAACCATAAGTATTCGTTTGTTCATTGTAGGTATTTGTTGACTGACTGACGGGTTTTCTGGTCACAGGCTCCGCATTGTAGGTGGGTTGCTGCTCGGGTCGCTGATATACTGGCTCTACATTGTAGGTATTTGAAGCGGGTTtcgcgttgttgttattgctgggcTGTGGTTGCGTCGTCGGACGTTTCACATATGTTGGCTTGTTGTGTTGGTAGGTGCTGGCGGGTTGTTTGACTGGCTGTTTTACGCCTTGTTTGGTCGGTTGTTTCGACGGTTTCTTCGCAGGTTGTTGTGTTTGCGCATATGAGGCTTGTACTGGTCGCTGAACATAACCATTATCCGCGGTATTTTCATTGTATGTGTTGGCTGGTTGTTGTGCCggtttctttttattataattgggtTCTTGATAGTCGTTCGAGGTTTGTGCAGCTGGTTTCTTAGTATTGAAGTTTGGCGCTTCATAGTTGTTAGCGGGTTGAGCGGCTGGTTTCTTTGTTTGTAACTGTGCGCCACCATAATTATTGGCAGGCTGTGGTGGTGTCTGGTTGTAACTGTTCAATGGTTTTGCTGTTGTGGGTTTCCTCGCCGAACTTGGTTTCGTCTTTTTGTTATTCGGACGTGTGGTACTTGGTTTTGGACGTGGACGAGGACGTGGTCTAGTACCGCTCGAGGTGATTATACCGGAAACTGGACGTGGTGTTGACGTAACAGCAGGTGCTGCATCATATTGTGGACGTGGTGGCACAGGTGTGGTGGTTGGTGTCAAATAGGCAGACGTGGTCGTCTTGCTAATTGTTGGACGTTGTGCGACAGTACTTTGGTCTACATATTGTATTGTAGTCAATGTGTCCGGTTTGGGTGTAAGATAAGACGACGAAGGTGCTTGAGTATCCTGCACTTTAGTTGGATGCGATGAGACGGATACTTCTTGAGGCACATCATTGTACACAACGGTTGTTGGCAGCTTGGCACCATTGTAATTCTGTACATTCACCATACCGACATACGGCGCTACGGGACGTTGTGGCTTACCAGCAATAACGGGTACTTGCGCATAGCTCGTGTCTGCTGTTTCTACTTCCGCTATTTTGTCGACTGTGCCCTGTGTGGTTGTATGCTGTACATGACTTTGTGCGCCATAATTGCTTGCAACATCTGGCGCAAAGTTACCCTCTTCCTCCATATGCGACATATCAACTGGATAGGCAATACCGAGCGCCGGCATCTTGTTGAACTCGTGCGTTTGATGTGACGACGATTGCAATACatcattataattatttgcGGGCATTGTGTGTTCGTCCAGCACTTCGGCAGCGTCTTCAGCATAGTTGACAGCGGTCGTTGAACTATGGACTTCGTGGGTGACAGGCTTAGACACATACGAATGTACCGGCTGTTGTTGTGCAACAGATGGGATGGCATGTAGGTCGGTGCTTACGGTCTCCAAATAAGCAGGAACTTGCGCTGTGACCGGTGAGTAGTTTGGTGTATTCGATTGTTCATTGTCGGCGTCGTAGTCAACTGGACGTTTAGTCTCTACTTCAtcataataatttgttgttgcaccgCCATACACTGATTCACCTGTTGTGATGGGTacatttggtgttgttgtgccATAATGTTGTGCACTACCAGTTGGCTCATATTTGCTTGCCGACGCATCGACTTCCGTATCATATGAGACCGTTTGTGGTCGTTGCTGACTGACAATATTATAAGTAGGACCATGATTGGTTGTGCCATTCAACTGCAATATTATGGATTCGATGGAGTCCACATGCGTGGTGATAGAGGTGCCGGTTGTAGGCTCACCATATGTGGGTGGTTTCTTGCTGGCCTCCTCATCCTGGACGCTTTGTATCAAATCGTATTTGTCTTCTGCCGCCAGCGatgcatgtgttgttgttgtggtggttgTTGGCTGATAGCTGATGGGCGAAGGTTGACGCACAGGCGCTTCCATGTACACAGGTTGTGGTCCATAGCCGGTTGAGAATTGCAAATCGTCCTCGATTAAGTCGGCATCGGCACCGGGATGTGTGATGTCGCTGTGTGTGAACTCGGCACCATCAAGTATGAGATGATTGTGgttgtgttgctgttgctgttgcggtTTTTGCTTCTGTTGCTGGGACTGTTGTACTTGTTGTGGCCGAGCCGGTTGTGGCCGAGCCGGTTGTGGCCGAGACATTTGTATTTGTGGTCGTTGGCTCTGTTGCTGCGACTGTGGTTTGGGATGTGGTTTCGGTTGCAGTGGAGGTTGTGGTTTGGATTGCTGTTGTGGCTGCTGTTGCGGTTTGGCGGTCTGTTGCTCTTGCGACTCGGTTTTTGAATCCTCTTCGGTGGTATTCGCTTCCCACTCATTTTCTTGCACTGGATTTTGTGTTACTGGTAACTCTTCGAAGGAGTTCGATTCCGATGAGCTATTGGGTTCGGTGAGTCCATTCACGATGCGCATTGGCAAACCCGTTGTGGTAAGCGAGGCCGGTTCATCATCGAATGTCGGTGGTAATGTTGTGCTTAGCAGATCTAAGACGAAGTCATCATTGAACACTGGTGACGCGGTGGTGAATGGTATGTGGACGGGACGTGGATTGGACTCATGCACAATATTTGTACTTGCAGCAACTTGATCGGTTTGCATTTGTGCTTCCTGCTCCAACTCGACGCTGGAAGACTGCGTGCTCGAGTCTGCGCTGTTAGCAGCTGCATCCACCGAATTGGGCTGTGATGCGCTCTCAATTGAAATATCATGGTTGTCGTGTTGTTGTTCCTGCTGCTCCTGTTGTTTCTCCTGCTGTTGTTCCTGTATCTCTTCTTCCTGCTGTTGACTATCAGCCTGCTGACTATCCACCTGCATGGACTGCGGTTGTTCATAGTACGAAGCAGTGGGTCCAACTGAAGGTTGTATTTCCTGCTGTGCGCTCTC belongs to Zeugodacus cucurbitae isolate PBARC_wt_2022May chromosome 6, idZeuCucr1.2, whole genome shotgun sequence and includes:
- the LOC105214951 gene encoding serine protease filzig, producing MLKWVSAATRQSAWLSTTTTTPTIPMANAKKSTTKHTQQQQLTSKSTSINFGMWLLTTVYIMAAFVQVTNGFKPIDVNNSEGRKLFGGYRITPKHCRATKTLAINDPRKNGPTICMFNHECAQRNGEVVGACMDGFLFGACCQIPSEQDLETTLLNDAQNSYYQQHQQQKLQDEYGGANQAVAQSYETYGESQQQHSQETKYSPPTFKPKPKPQRIQKPQQQQQYKPQLPKPIYGDVVDTASEEVKQPENSYTQTNIDKVFQQLESSSSAVNSYEAVQTQQDEVPSNKYQSQESVPNTSTLYMMESLESAQQEIQPSVGPTASYYEQPQSMQVDSQQADSQQQEEEIQEQQQEKQQEQQEQQHDNHDISIESASQPNSVDAAANSADSSTQSSSVELEQEAQMQTDQVAASTNIVHESNPRPVHIPFTTASPVFNDDFVLDLLSTTLPPTFDDEPASLTTTGLPMRIVNGLTEPNSSSESNSFEELPVTQNPVQENEWEANTTEEDSKTESQEQQTAKPQQQPQQQSKPQPPLQPKPHPKPQSQQQSQRPQIQMSRPQPARPQPARPQQVQQSQQQKQKPQQQQQHNHNHLILDGAEFTHSDITHPGADADLIEDDLQFSTGYGPQPVYMEAPVRQPSPISYQPTTTTTTTHASLAAEDKYDLIQSVQDEEASKKPPTYGEPTTGTSITTHVDSIESIILQLNGTTNHGPTYNIVSQQRPQTVSYDTEVDASASKYEPTGSAQHYGTTTPNVPITTGESVYGGATTNYYDEVETKRPVDYDADNEQSNTPNYSPVTAQVPAYLETVSTDLHAIPSVAQQQPVHSYVSKPVTHEVHSSTTAVNYAEDAAEVLDEHTMPANNYNDVLQSSSHQTHEFNKMPALGIAYPVDMSHMEEEGNFAPDVASNYGAQSHVQHTTTQGTVDKIAEVETADTSYAQVPVIAGKPQRPVAPYVGMVNVQNYNGAKLPTTVVYNDVPQEVSVSSHPTKVQDTQAPSSSYLTPKPDTLTTIQYVDQSTVAQRPTISKTTTSAYLTPTTTPVPPRPQYDAAPAVTSTPRPVSGIITSSGTRPRPRPRPKPSTTRPNNKKTKPSSARKPTTAKPLNSYNQTPPQPANNYGGAQLQTKKPAAQPANNYEAPNFNTKKPAAQTSNDYQEPNYNKKKPAQQPANTYNENTADNGYVQRPVQASYAQTQQPAKKPSKQPTKQGVKQPVKQPASTYQHNKPTYVKRPTTQPQPSNNNNAKPASNTYNVEPVYQRPEQQPTYNAEPVTRKPVSQSTNTYNEQTNTYGSTTATRKPISHTAAIYEDHVEEQNVPVDTQLPTDNYDTYPQDTKLTSQDYGQDYDKPDASYDQNVKVPQPTFESDAYYPAPLPSNNFNQEQVSGSTNRPIIVRKPSVESAAPTTSRPSTTFIYHDSEVPPLVAADDKLDAFGAVQSQVFGGDVKPQYADRPQYTYVHKKPGFVKVTSKPISTTNGVITPKPTLFTLVTNSDWPQRPSSAGTIFGDNAFPPTTPLPALSSTSYIYSPVVTRRPDLPLNTPEYVNLAGVTSNDFDDPGYYGVQNVGQNVAQNGVHPAFTQSVADTEYGVPSDDRPAFPGYFGPTPTYPPFAIPGEKLGAPVEEETYTSPNDFVNFPPVRNPNLNMSATSSAVTTDLELSTPAFVEDGVLKDKMNTLVHKIVESLQGNFDALADMIDEANNTAPAAPPSTYQAAGAGAGGAATTRKPTRKPTRLATQRPTTKRPATRVTTKQPTRRPATTTRRPATRRPTTTTRRPTTRKPTRRVTTTTTTQAPVQDELIDEEDEEDVNPIDNEIDGDQDEIYAGAGGRKFKCGVRPHIKSGRIVGGKGSTFGAYPWQVLVRESTWLGLFTKNKCGGVLITNRYVVTAAHCQPGFLASLVAVMGEFDISGDLESKRAVTKNVKRVIVHRQYDPATFENDLALLELESTVQFDTHIVPICMPNDQADFTGRMATVTGWGRLKYGGGVPSVLQEVQVPIIENSVCQEMFHTAGHNKKILSSFLCAGYANGQKDSCEGDSGGPLVLQRPDGRYELAGTVSHGIKCAAPYLPGVYMRTTFYKPWLRSITGVK